The following coding sequences lie in one Pseudomonas svalbardensis genomic window:
- a CDS encoding ABC transporter ATP-binding protein, with amino-acid sequence MSHPLLLNLRNLACGYQDQRVVQNLNLHLNAGDIGCLLGSSGCGKTTTLRAIAGFEPVHEGEIQLAGETISRAGFTLAPEKRRIGMVFQDYALFPHLSVAENIAFGIRKHPQKDRVTEELLELVNLKNLGKRFPHELSGGQQQRVALARALAPEPQLLLLDEPFSNLDGELRRKLSHEVRDILKARGTSAILVTHDQEEAFAVSDHVGVFKEGRLEQWDTPYNLYHEPLTPFVASFIGQGYFIRGQLSSPESVQTELGELRGNRAYTWPVGGAVDVLLRPDDIVYAPDSTLKARIVGKSFQGASTLYRLQLPTGAQLESIFPSHADHLVGSEVGIRVAAEHLVLFQASGSTAAQIPVVESGVRRYSSAH; translated from the coding sequence ATGAGCCATCCATTACTGCTGAACCTGCGCAACCTTGCCTGCGGCTATCAAGACCAGCGCGTCGTGCAGAACCTCAACCTGCATTTGAATGCCGGCGACATCGGTTGCCTGCTGGGCTCTTCGGGTTGCGGCAAAACCACTACCCTGCGGGCGATTGCCGGTTTCGAACCGGTACACGAAGGTGAAATCCAGTTAGCGGGAGAGACAATCTCCCGCGCCGGCTTCACTCTCGCCCCGGAGAAACGCCGGATCGGCATGGTGTTTCAGGATTACGCACTGTTTCCGCATTTGAGCGTGGCCGAGAACATCGCCTTCGGGATTCGCAAGCACCCGCAAAAGGATCGCGTCACCGAAGAATTGCTGGAACTGGTCAACCTGAAAAACCTCGGCAAGCGCTTCCCGCATGAGCTGTCCGGTGGTCAACAGCAGCGCGTCGCTCTCGCCCGCGCCCTGGCGCCGGAACCGCAATTGCTGCTGCTCGACGAACCCTTCTCCAACCTTGATGGCGAGCTTCGGCGCAAGCTCAGCCATGAGGTGCGCGATATCCTCAAGGCCCGTGGTACCAGCGCGATTCTGGTGACCCACGACCAGGAAGAGGCCTTCGCAGTGAGCGATCATGTGGGGGTTTTCAAGGAAGGTCGTTTGGAACAGTGGGACACGCCCTACAACCTGTATCACGAACCGCTGACGCCGTTTGTCGCCAGTTTCATTGGCCAGGGTTATTTCATTCGCGGTCAGCTGAGCAGCCCCGAGTCGGTGCAGACCGAACTAGGTGAGTTACGCGGTAATCGTGCCTACACCTGGCCGGTTGGCGGAGCGGTGGATGTATTGCTGCGTCCGGACGATATCGTTTATGCACCGGACAGCACGTTGAAGGCCCGGATTGTCGGCAAGTCTTTCCAGGGTGCGTCCACCTTGTATCGCTTGCAGTTGCCGACCGGCGCGCAGCTGGAATCGATTTTCCCGAGCCATGCCGATCATCTGGTGGGTTCAGAGGTCGGCATTCGTGTCGCGGCTGAACACTTGGTGTTGTTTCAGGCATCGGGCAGTACGGCGGCGCAGATTCCGGTCGTAGAGTCCGGCGTCCGCCGCTACAGCAGCGCCCACTGA
- a CDS encoding PhzF family phenazine biosynthesis protein: MQLEFHQVDAFSDRPFSGNPAMVYRLDAWLADELMQKIAAEHNLAETAFVVREGQGWRIRWFTPTTEVPLCGHATLASAYILFEIYNEPVQRLDFVCKSGPLSVSREGERLWLDFPALIPSEVGVTLDVERALGVEAVDVLGSNELFVVLESEQAVLECQPDMAALAKLPWPGAIVTARGSQHDFVSRYFAPAIGINEDPVTGSTHCSLIPYWSKRLGKSSLTACQRSARGGELFCRLEGDRVKIGGNATLVASGTLMLG, from the coding sequence ATGCAGCTTGAGTTTCATCAGGTCGATGCGTTCAGTGATCGGCCGTTCAGTGGCAACCCGGCGATGGTCTATCGCCTCGATGCCTGGCTTGCCGATGAGTTGATGCAGAAGATCGCCGCCGAGCACAACCTCGCCGAAACCGCCTTCGTGGTACGCGAAGGGCAGGGCTGGCGCATCCGCTGGTTTACTCCAACCACCGAGGTGCCGTTGTGCGGTCATGCAACTCTGGCCAGCGCTTATATTCTGTTTGAAATCTACAACGAGCCGGTCCAGCGACTGGACTTCGTCTGCAAGTCCGGCCCGCTAAGCGTGAGCCGTGAGGGTGAGCGCTTGTGGCTGGATTTTCCGGCGCTCATTCCGTCGGAAGTGGGCGTGACCCTAGATGTCGAGCGCGCGCTGGGTGTGGAAGCGGTTGATGTGCTGGGGTCGAACGAGTTGTTCGTGGTGCTGGAGTCCGAGCAGGCGGTGCTCGAATGTCAGCCGGACATGGCTGCGCTGGCGAAGCTGCCGTGGCCAGGAGCAATTGTCACGGCCAGGGGCAGCCAGCATGATTTTGTTTCCCGCTACTTCGCACCGGCGATCGGCATCAACGAAGACCCCGTGACGGGTTCGACTCATTGCAGCCTGATTCCGTACTGGTCGAAACGTTTGGGCAAGTCGAGCCTGACGGCTTGTCAGCGTTCGGCTCGAGGCGGGGAGTTGTTCTGTCGGCTGGAAGGGGATCGGGTGAAAATCGGTGGGAATGCGACGCTCGTTGCAAGCGGAACGCTAATGCTGGGTTGA
- the ybaK gene encoding Cys-tRNA(Pro) deacylase — protein MTPALDLLKKVRAEHRVHSYEHDPKAASYGLEAAEKLGLDPAQVFKTLLAASEKGELLVAVVPVVGSLDLKGLAHAAGVKKVEMADPAAAQRSTGYLLGGISPLGQKKRLRTFIDNSAQPFASIFVSAGRRGLEVELAPAVLAEHTQAKFADIGRA, from the coding sequence ATGACCCCTGCATTGGATTTGTTGAAAAAAGTTCGTGCCGAACATCGCGTGCACAGTTACGAACATGATCCGAAGGCAGCGTCCTACGGGCTGGAGGCCGCGGAGAAGCTGGGACTGGATCCGGCGCAGGTGTTCAAGACCTTGCTGGCGGCCAGCGAGAAAGGTGAGTTGCTGGTGGCCGTGGTGCCGGTCGTCGGAAGTCTGGACTTAAAGGGCCTGGCGCATGCAGCGGGCGTGAAAAAAGTCGAAATGGCCGATCCTGCCGCAGCGCAACGATCCACCGGTTACCTCTTGGGCGGCATCAGTCCGCTGGGACAGAAAAAGCGCTTGCGCACCTTTATCGATAATTCAGCTCAGCCCTTCGCCAGCATTTTTGTCAGTGCGGGGCGACGAGGGCTGGAAGTCGAATTGGCACCCGCGGTGTTGGCCGAACATACCCAGGCGAAGTTCGCTGATATCGGCCGTGCCTGA
- a CDS encoding MIP/aquaporin family protein, whose translation MTTALQQPSLSSQCMAEFLGTALLIFFGTGCVAALKVAGASFGLWEISIIWGVGVSMAIYLTAGVSGAHLNPAVSIALSIFADFEKRKLPFYILAQIAGAFCGALLVYTLYSNLFFDYEQTHHMVRGTQASLKLASVFSTFPNPVLSTAQAFLVEVIITAILMGVIMSLTDDNNGLPKGPLAPLLIGLLIAVIGSSMGPLTGFAMNPARDFGPKLMTFFAGWGEISFTGGRDIPYFLIPIFAPIVGACLGAAAYRGLIARHLPSALPATKDAAPAIDGKPRTS comes from the coding sequence ATGACAACTGCTTTACAACAACCGTCACTCTCAAGCCAATGCATGGCCGAATTCTTGGGTACTGCGCTGCTGATCTTTTTTGGTACAGGCTGTGTTGCCGCGCTCAAAGTCGCGGGTGCCAGCTTCGGCCTTTGGGAAATCAGCATCATCTGGGGTGTCGGCGTGAGCATGGCGATCTACCTGACCGCCGGCGTTTCCGGGGCTCATCTCAATCCCGCCGTCAGCATTGCCCTGAGCATTTTCGCTGACTTCGAAAAGCGCAAACTGCCTTTCTATATTCTCGCCCAGATCGCTGGGGCCTTCTGTGGAGCGTTGTTGGTTTACACGCTGTACAGCAATTTATTTTTCGATTACGAACAAACTCACCATATGGTTCGTGGTACTCAGGCCAGCCTCAAATTGGCGTCGGTGTTTTCCACCTTCCCCAACCCGGTCTTGTCCACGGCACAAGCCTTCCTGGTTGAAGTGATCATCACCGCCATCCTGATGGGCGTGATCATGTCCCTGACCGACGACAACAATGGCTTGCCAAAGGGTCCGCTCGCTCCGCTGCTGATCGGCCTGCTGATTGCCGTGATTGGTAGTTCGATGGGGCCGCTAACCGGTTTTGCGATGAACCCGGCGCGCGACTTCGGTCCTAAACTGATGACTTTCTTCGCTGGCTGGGGTGAAATTTCCTTCACTGGCGGGCGCGATATCCCGTATTTCCTGATTCCGATTTTTGCACCGATTGTCGGTGCCTGCCTCGGTGCTGCAGCGTATCGCGGGCTGATTGCCCGTCATCTGCCCAGCGCCCTACCTGCTACAAAGGACGCAGCACCGGCCATTGACGGCAAACCAAGAACTTCTTGA
- the glpK gene encoding glycerol kinase GlpK has protein sequence MTDTQNKNYIIALDQGTTSSRAIIFDRDANVVCTAQREFAQHYPQAGWVEHDPMEIFATQSAVMVEALAQAGLHHDQVAAIGITNQRETTVVWDKTTGRPIYNAIVWQCRRSTEICQQLKRDGHEQYISDTTGLVTDPYFSGTKLKWILDNVEGSRERARKGELLFGTIDSWLIWKFTGGKVHVTDYTNASRTMLFNIHTLEWDAKMLEVLDIPREMLPEVKSSSEIYGHTKSGIAIGGIAGDQQAALFGQMCVEPGQAKNTYGTGCFLLMNTGDKAVKSKHGMLTTIACGPRGEVAYALEGAVFNGGSTVQWLRDELKIINDAHDTEYFANKVKDSNGVYLVPAFTGLGAPYWDPYARGALFGLTRGVRVDHIIRAALESIAYQTRDVLDAMQQDSGERLKSLRVDGGAVANNFLMQFQADILGTQVERPQMRETTALGAAYLAGLACGFWGSLDELRGKAVIEREFEPTLDETAKEKLYAGWKKAVSRTRDWEPHEGAE, from the coding sequence ATGACCGACACTCAGAATAAGAACTACATCATTGCCCTCGATCAGGGTACGACCAGCTCCCGCGCGATCATTTTCGACCGCGACGCGAACGTGGTTTGCACCGCCCAGCGCGAATTCGCACAGCATTACCCGCAAGCCGGCTGGGTTGAACACGACCCGATGGAAATCTTCGCCACCCAAAGCGCCGTGATGGTCGAGGCCCTGGCTCAAGCCGGCCTGCATCACGACCAGGTCGCCGCCATCGGCATCACCAACCAGCGCGAAACCACCGTGGTCTGGGACAAGACTACCGGCCGCCCGATCTACAACGCAATCGTCTGGCAGTGCCGCCGCAGCACCGAGATCTGCCAGCAACTCAAGCGCGACGGTCACGAGCAATACATCAGCGACACCACCGGCCTGGTGACCGACCCGTACTTCTCCGGCACCAAGCTCAAGTGGATCCTCGACAACGTAGAAGGCAGCCGCGAACGTGCGCGCAAAGGCGAATTGTTGTTCGGCACCATCGACAGCTGGCTGATCTGGAAATTTACCGGCGGCAAGGTGCACGTCACCGACTACACCAACGCCTCGCGCACCATGCTCTTCAACATCCACACGCTGGAGTGGGACGCGAAGATGCTGGAGGTGCTGGATATTCCGCGCGAGATGCTGCCGGAAGTTAAATCCTCGTCGGAAATCTACGGCCACACCAAAAGCGGCATCGCCATCGGCGGTATCGCTGGCGACCAGCAAGCAGCCCTGTTCGGCCAGATGTGCGTCGAGCCAGGCCAGGCGAAAAACACCTATGGCACCGGCTGCTTCCTGCTGATGAACACCGGCGACAAAGCCGTGAAGTCCAAGCACGGCATGCTCACCACCATCGCGTGCGGCCCGCGCGGCGAAGTGGCTTACGCGCTGGAAGGTGCGGTGTTCAACGGCGGTTCGACTGTTCAGTGGCTGCGTGACGAACTGAAGATCATCAACGACGCCCACGACACCGAATACTTCGCCAACAAGGTCAAGGACAGCAACGGCGTGTACCTGGTACCCGCCTTTACTGGTCTGGGCGCTCCGTACTGGGACCCGTATGCCCGGGGTGCATTGTTCGGCCTGACTCGCGGTGTACGCGTGGATCACATCATTCGTGCAGCCCTTGAATCGATTGCCTACCAGACCCGCGATGTTCTCGACGCCATGCAACAGGATTCCGGCGAACGCTTGAAATCCCTGCGTGTCGACGGCGGTGCGGTGGCGAACAACTTCCTGATGCAGTTCCAGGCCGACATCCTCGGCACTCAGGTCGAGCGTCCGCAAATGCGCGAAACCACCGCACTGGGCGCGGCTTACCTGGCCGGTCTGGCATGTGGCTTCTGGGGCAGCCTGGATGAGTTGCGAGGCAAGGCTGTGATCGAGCGCGAATTCGAACCGACCCTGGACGAAACCGCGAAGGAAAAACTCTACGCCGGCTGGAAAAAAGCCGTCAGCCGCACCCGCGACTGGGAACCACACGAAGGCGCTGAATAA
- a CDS encoding DeoR/GlpR family transcriptional regulator: MNLPPRQQQILELVRERGYVSIEEMATLFVVTPQTIRRDINQLAEANLLRRYHGGAAYDSSVENTAYAMRADQMRDEKQRIGEAIAAQIPDHASLFINIGTTTESIARALLNHNHLKIITNNLHVASMLSAKDDFDVLLTGGNVRRDGGVVGQASVDFINQFKVDFALVGISGIDEDGSLLDFDYQEVRVSQAIIANARQVILAADSSKFGRNAMIRLGPISLIDCLVTDQQPVPALAQLLSQHKIRLEVV; this comes from the coding sequence ATGAATCTGCCTCCCCGTCAGCAGCAAATCCTCGAACTGGTCCGCGAACGCGGCTATGTCAGCATCGAGGAAATGGCTACGCTGTTCGTCGTTACACCGCAAACCATCCGCCGCGATATCAATCAGCTCGCGGAAGCTAATTTGTTGCGTCGCTACCACGGCGGCGCAGCCTACGATTCCAGCGTCGAAAACACCGCCTACGCCATGCGTGCCGATCAGATGCGCGATGAAAAGCAGCGTATCGGTGAAGCCATTGCGGCTCAAATCCCCGATCACGCCTCGCTGTTCATCAATATCGGCACCACCACCGAATCCATCGCCCGGGCGTTGCTCAATCACAATCACCTGAAGATCATCACCAATAACCTGCATGTAGCCTCGATGCTCAGCGCCAAGGACGACTTCGACGTTCTGCTGACTGGTGGCAACGTGCGGCGTGACGGTGGCGTGGTCGGTCAGGCCAGTGTCGACTTCATTAACCAGTTCAAGGTTGATTTCGCCCTGGTCGGCATCAGCGGTATCGATGAAGACGGCAGTCTGCTGGACTTCGACTATCAGGAAGTTCGGGTGTCCCAGGCGATCATCGCCAATGCCCGACAGGTCATCCTCGCGGCTGACTCCAGCAAATTCGGGCGCAACGCCATGATTCGTCTGGGGCCGATCAGTTTGATTGATTGCCTGGTGACCGACCAGCAGCCTGTGCCGGCGTTGGCGCAGTTGCTGAGTCAGCACAAGATTCGGTTGGAAGTCGTCTAA